In one Antennarius striatus isolate MH-2024 chromosome 15, ASM4005453v1, whole genome shotgun sequence genomic region, the following are encoded:
- the LOC137608978 gene encoding SWI/SNF-related matrix-associated actin-dependent regulator of chromatin subfamily B member 1-like codes for MQLALSKTFGQKPVKFQLEPDGDFYMVGSEVGNYLRMFRGSLYKRYPSLWRRLASVEERKKIVASSHATSVTLLKASECEEIFEGNDEKYKAVSISTEPPAYLREQKAKRSSQWVPTLPNSSHHLDAVPCSTTINRNRMGRDKKRTFPLCFDDHDPAVIHENAAQMEALVPIRLDMEIDGQKLRDAFTWNMNEKLMTPEMFAEILCDDLDLNPLAFVPAIASAIRQQIESYPTDSILEEQADQRVIIKLNIHVGNISLVDQFEWDMSERENSPESFALKLCSELGLGGEFVTTIAYSIRGQLSWHQRTYAFSENPLPTVEIAIRNTGDADQWCPLLETLTDAEMEKKIRDQDRNTRRMRRLANTAPSW; via the exons GTTGGAAACTACCTGCGGATGTTCAGAGGCTCCTTGTATAAACGATATCCGTCTCTGTGGAGGAGGCTGGCTTcggtggaggagaggaagaagatcGTAGCCTCGTCCCACG CCACCAGCGTTACTTTACTGAAGGCCTCAGAATGTGAGGAGATATTCGAGGGAAATGATGAGAAGTACAAGGCGGTGTCCATCAGCACTGAGCCCCCAGCCTACCTCAG GGAGCAGAAAGCCAAGCGGAGCAGTCAGTGGGTTCCCACGCTGCCCAACAGTTCCCACCACCTGGACGCCGTTCCCTGCTCCACCACCATCAACCGCAACCGAATGGGCCGCGACAAGAAGAGGACCTTCCCCCTGTG CTTCGATGACCACGACCCGGCGGTCATCCATGAGAACGCAGCCCAGATGGAGGCGTTGGTTCCCATTCGTCTGGACATGGAGATCGATGGACAGAAGCTGCGAGATGCCTTCACCTGGAACATGAATG AGAAACTGATGACTCCAGAGATGTTTGCAGAGATCTTGTGTGACGACCTGGACCTGAACCCTTTGGCCTTCGTCCCTGCTATTGCCTCCGCCATCCGTCAGCAGATCGAGTCCTACCCCACTGACAGCATCCTGGAGGAGCAGGCTGACCAGAGAGTCATCATCAAG ctcaacATCCACGTGGGGAACATCTCCCTGGTGGACCAGTTTGAGTGGGACATGTCTGAGAGGGAGAACTCTCCAGAGTCGTTTGCGCTGAAGCTCTGCTCTGAGCTCGGTTTGGGGGGAGAGTTCGTCACCACTATTGCCTACAGCATCCGCGGTCAGCTCAGCTGGCACCAGAGGACCTACGCCTTCAG TGAAAATCCACTCCCCACGGTAGAGATCGCCATCCGCAATACGGGCGATGCAGACCAGtggtgccccctgctggagactCTCACAGATGCCgagatggagaagaaaatcCGAGACCAAGACAGGAACACGAG ACGTATGAGGCGACTGGCCAACACGGCTCCTTCCTGGTAG